In Calothrix sp. PCC 7507, one DNA window encodes the following:
- a CDS encoding DUF2141 domain-containing protein, which translates to MLKFSKFTALIIATLASISSAKIVNALPTQTLTVVVNGIQHNKGQICIGIYGKEKGFPEKTSGLTQSACTKITGRTLKQKFFGLKPGNYAVAIVDDQNGDRKLNKDFFGIPTEGFGISNNPTVSVQTGSPEFRDAKFLLNKDTTVNITVKYSLDP; encoded by the coding sequence ATGTTAAAATTTTCTAAATTTACTGCCTTGATTATCGCTACCTTAGCAAGTATTAGCTCGGCTAAAATTGTCAATGCTTTACCAACGCAAACACTGACTGTTGTAGTTAATGGTATTCAACATAACAAAGGTCAGATTTGTATAGGTATTTATGGTAAGGAAAAAGGATTTCCTGAAAAGACATCTGGTTTGACCCAGAGTGCTTGTACTAAAATCACTGGACGTACTCTCAAACAGAAATTTTTTGGTTTAAAGCCTGGAAATTATGCCGTTGCCATAGTTGATGATCAAAATGGCGATCGCAAACTCAATAAGGACTTTTTTGGGATTCCTACAGAAGGTTTTGGTATCTCTAACAATCCCACGGTTTCAGTGCAAACTGGTTCACCAGAGTTTCGTGATGCCAAATTTTTGTTGAATAAAGACACCACAGTCAACATTACTGTCAAGTATTCCCTCGATCCCTAA
- the devC gene encoding ABC transporter permease DevC produces MNLKIPLAWLQLAQQRVRFLVAVAGIAFIVLLMFIQLGFQDALYSSATAVHQSLRGDLFLVSSQYKSLTSTQSFSRTRLYQSLGFNGVESVSPIYVQFAKLKNPVSGEKYSIYVIGFDPGKSVLNIPEVEKNLDKLKIPDVMLFDRDSRAEFGPIADKYTQGNTEQTIEIYPFNSLIGYRVRVGGLFSLGPSFGVDGNLIVSDSTFLRINPNSRPSEMIDIGVIRLKTGTDANKVLKELQASLPNDVQIFTYKGFIDFEKKYWAVRTPIGFILNLMLTMAAVVGVVIVYQILYSNIATQFIAYATLKAIGYANSYLLNVVFQQALILAFISYIPGLILSVGLYDFAMKATKLPIMMNFNNAMLVLISTVLMCITSGSLAINKLRSADPADIF; encoded by the coding sequence ATGAATTTAAAGATTCCTTTAGCATGGCTACAGCTAGCCCAACAAAGAGTTCGTTTTCTGGTAGCTGTAGCTGGTATTGCTTTTATTGTACTGCTGATGTTTATTCAGCTAGGCTTTCAAGATGCTCTTTACTCTAGTGCAACAGCAGTACATCAAAGCTTACGCGGCGATTTATTTCTGGTCAGTTCTCAATATAAGTCTTTGACCTCAACTCAAAGCTTTTCTCGGACTCGCTTATACCAATCGCTGGGATTTAATGGGGTAGAATCAGTTAGCCCCATATATGTACAATTTGCCAAATTAAAAAATCCCGTTAGTGGTGAGAAATACTCCATATACGTGATTGGATTTGATCCAGGAAAGTCAGTTTTAAATATCCCCGAAGTTGAGAAAAACTTAGATAAACTCAAAATTCCTGATGTCATGCTTTTTGACAGAGATTCGCGGGCTGAATTTGGGCCAATTGCTGATAAATATACTCAGGGTAATACTGAACAGACAATTGAGATATATCCCTTCAATTCCTTAATTGGTTATCGAGTTAGAGTTGGTGGTTTATTCAGCCTAGGCCCTTCTTTTGGCGTAGATGGAAATTTAATTGTCAGTGACTCAACATTTCTGAGGATAAATCCCAATAGCCGTCCATCTGAAATGATCGATATAGGTGTGATTAGGCTAAAAACTGGTACTGATGCTAACAAAGTTCTCAAAGAATTACAAGCCAGTTTACCTAATGATGTGCAAATTTTCACATACAAAGGCTTTATTGATTTTGAGAAAAAATATTGGGCTGTCAGAACACCTATCGGTTTTATACTGAACCTCATGTTGACAATGGCTGCGGTAGTTGGTGTAGTCATTGTTTATCAAATTCTTTACAGCAACATTGCGACTCAATTTATTGCTTATGCCACGTTGAAAGCTATTGGCTACGCCAACAGCTATTTATTAAATGTTGTTTTTCAACAAGCTTTAATCTTGGCATTTATCAGTTATATACCAGGATTAATCTTATCGGTAGGGCTGTATGATTTTGCGATGAAAGCCACAAAGCTACCCATTATGATGAATTTTAATAATGCCATGCTTGTCTTAATATCAACTGTCTTAATGTGCATTACTTCCGGCTCTCTCGCCATTAACAAACTCCGTTCTGCAGACCCTGCTGATATTTTCTAA
- a CDS encoding ParB N-terminal domain-containing protein, translated as MPIVSIDQILIGRNRRPVKAEKVDELKESIKANGLLNPITVDQNLNLIAGLHRLTACKLLGLEDIECNIVTYKDADQARLAEIDENLIRNELEPLERSELWLERDQILERMGLRAKSGDNQHTFKGGEIISPPLKRTLELAKEAGYSERTFQHGKQIAKSIHPEVKQIIKGTPIAESPTALLKVARAGSQERSLAEEAQKALELAQAKGDEAEAKRQAQLLAEARNRQKELQTLAHKSAVAQREAKLVAKKRPKTPQNAIAPATKTKIGEEWVLGRHLVYCGDTAGQEFRHLLPSDAALAIATLSPMWNHNYLVSEARVVAVLRSEGHIYEFYQQNQMPFQYELVLGNLYVGIFSLQSIPKPQTPINVEGIEGIVNYLINLYTSQNNFVIAPFIGHGEILIACERLGRICFIGDENPELVSRGISRWQQWTLKQPQRMG; from the coding sequence ATGCCTATTGTGTCCATAGACCAAATTCTTATTGGTCGTAACCGCCGTCCGGTCAAGGCTGAAAAAGTTGATGAGTTAAAGGAATCTATTAAGGCTAATGGTCTATTAAACCCAATCACGGTAGATCAGAATTTGAATTTGATTGCTGGGTTACATCGCCTGACGGCGTGTAAGTTGTTGGGGCTAGAAGATATTGAGTGTAATATTGTTACCTATAAAGATGCTGACCAAGCTCGGCTAGCAGAGATTGATGAGAATTTAATCCGCAATGAGCTAGAACCACTGGAACGCTCTGAACTGTGGTTAGAGCGAGATCAAATTCTGGAACGTATGGGATTGCGGGCGAAGTCAGGGGATAACCAACACACCTTTAAAGGTGGTGAAATCATTTCACCACCTTTGAAAAGGACTTTGGAGTTAGCAAAAGAAGCTGGATATTCTGAACGTACCTTTCAGCATGGTAAGCAGATTGCGAAAAGTATTCACCCGGAAGTGAAACAGATAATTAAGGGTACACCAATAGCCGAAAGTCCCACAGCTTTGCTGAAGGTGGCTAGGGCTGGTAGTCAAGAACGCTCTTTGGCAGAAGAGGCGCAAAAAGCTTTAGAGTTAGCCCAAGCGAAGGGAGACGAAGCAGAAGCCAAAAGACAGGCTCAATTGTTGGCTGAGGCGAGGAATAGGCAAAAAGAGTTACAGACATTAGCACACAAAAGTGCTGTAGCCCAGAGAGAGGCTAAGTTAGTTGCCAAAAAAAGACCCAAGACTCCGCAAAATGCGATCGCCCCCGCAACCAAAACTAAAATTGGTGAAGAATGGGTACTTGGTAGGCATTTGGTTTATTGTGGCGATACTGCTGGGCAAGAATTTCGGCATTTATTACCTTCAGATGCCGCACTAGCGATCGCTACTCTATCACCCATGTGGAATCATAATTATTTGGTTTCAGAGGCGCGGGTGGTAGCTGTGCTGCGTTCAGAGGGGCACATTTACGAATTTTATCAGCAGAATCAGATGCCCTTTCAATATGAATTAGTATTGGGCAACCTCTATGTAGGCATTTTTTCCCTTCAATCCATCCCCAAGCCACAGACACCAATAAATGTAGAAGGCATTGAGGGCATAGTTAACTACCTGATAAATTTGTATACCAGTCAGAATAATTTTGTCATTGCGCCATTTATCGGACACGGTGAAATCCTCATTGCTTGCGAAAGATTAGGGCGGATATGTTTTATTGGCGATGAAAATCCCGAATTAGTCAGCCGTGGTATCAGCCGCTGGCAACAATGGACTCTTAAGCAGCCGCAGCGGATGGGGTGA
- a CDS encoding aromatic ring-hydroxylating dioxygenase subunit alpha — protein sequence MRQLGINPNHWYVVARSYEVTNKPTGVTLWQQAIALYRDSTGKVHALEDRCPHRQVKLSHGQVISDELECAYHGWRFNSTGECAAVPYLAANQKLPSCKIRRHSVKEQDGFIWLFPGDKEPSTEPMGLPEWEHLNYIASVAVIDCHAHYSYLIENLMDMYHGHLHQDLQAWAEASLQDINEDANRVDAHYTAQSYYKIDRIWSISQLFFPALRQLHSEPLDVSYIYPHWASKLGNDFKIYCLLCPVNETQTKAYLIHFTSLNAFWRLHKLPVWFRRFVKDSLFNAAKKLLDGLVIQDVQMIEEEQQVYLQNPEMRNYELNRALVSVQKLMRSQVEQVE from the coding sequence ATGCGTCAGTTAGGCATTAATCCAAATCATTGGTATGTAGTTGCACGTAGCTATGAAGTCACAAATAAGCCTACAGGTGTGACACTGTGGCAACAGGCGATCGCTCTCTACCGAGATAGTACAGGAAAAGTCCATGCTTTAGAAGACCGCTGTCCCCACCGTCAAGTTAAACTCAGTCACGGGCAAGTAATTAGCGATGAATTAGAATGCGCTTATCACGGTTGGCGCTTTAATTCTACTGGTGAATGTGCAGCAGTTCCATATTTAGCAGCAAATCAAAAACTGCCAAGTTGTAAAATTCGCCGTCACTCAGTCAAAGAACAAGATGGTTTTATCTGGTTATTTCCTGGAGATAAAGAACCATCCACAGAACCGATGGGTTTACCAGAGTGGGAACATTTAAATTATATTGCCTCAGTTGCAGTAATTGATTGTCACGCTCATTATTCTTATTTAATTGAGAACTTGATGGATATGTATCATGGGCATTTACATCAAGATTTACAAGCTTGGGCAGAAGCATCACTACAAGATATTAACGAAGATGCTAATCGCGTAGATGCCCACTATACAGCACAAAGTTATTATAAAATAGATAGAATTTGGTCTATATCCCAGTTATTTTTCCCAGCTTTGCGGCAATTACATTCTGAGCCATTAGATGTCAGTTATATTTATCCTCATTGGGCTTCCAAATTGGGGAATGATTTTAAGATTTATTGTTTATTGTGTCCAGTGAATGAAACACAGACAAAGGCTTATTTAATTCATTTCACATCATTAAATGCCTTTTGGCGATTACACAAATTGCCTGTGTGGTTCCGACGATTTGTCAAAGATAGTTTGTTTAATGCGGCGAAAAAATTACTTGATGGTTTGGTGATCCAAGATGTGCAGATGATTGAAGAAGAACAGCAAGTGTATTTGCAGAATCCAGAAATGCGAAATTATGAGTTGAATCGAGCGTTGGTAAGTGTGCAAAAGTTGATGAGAAGTCAGGTTGAGCAAGTTGAGTAA
- a CDS encoding biotin/lipoate A/B protein ligase family protein produces MDSQQVWRLIPLIAASGNVQMAIDCWLLSQHQSGQHPPTLRFYTWSPPAISLGYHQRQYPEYWQHLTWEGEKLDLVRRPTGGRAVLHQGDLTYAIVTSGLIGSRLQAYQKICEFLIQGWRSLDVELHYGTDGRGYIHNPNCFGTATGADLILPNGAKLIGSAQLRRGGAILQHGSMRLQPDADLFAQVFGAASFTNVQLPQNLSIEKIVAALMAASNDCFNMQLVVQPLSEDEWEAILATLA; encoded by the coding sequence ATGGATAGCCAGCAGGTTTGGCGACTAATTCCTTTAATAGCAGCCTCTGGCAATGTGCAGATGGCGATTGACTGCTGGTTGCTATCACAGCATCAATCTGGACAGCATCCGCCAACGCTGCGGTTTTATACATGGTCGCCACCCGCTATTTCTCTGGGCTATCATCAACGCCAATACCCCGAATATTGGCAGCATCTCACTTGGGAAGGTGAAAAGCTGGATTTGGTGCGGCGTCCTACTGGTGGTAGAGCTGTTTTACACCAAGGTGATTTAACTTATGCTATCGTCACATCTGGATTGATTGGTAGTCGCCTCCAGGCTTACCAAAAAATTTGTGAGTTTTTGATTCAAGGCTGGCGATCGCTCGATGTGGAATTGCACTATGGTACAGATGGACGAGGCTACATCCATAACCCCAACTGTTTTGGCACTGCTACAGGTGCAGATTTAATCTTGCCAAATGGGGCTAAACTCATTGGTAGCGCTCAACTACGACGTGGTGGGGCAATTTTGCAACATGGTTCTATGCGTTTGCAACCCGATGCAGATTTATTTGCTCAAGTTTTTGGTGCAGCATCTTTTACGAATGTACAATTACCCCAAAACTTGAGTATAGAAAAAATTGTTGCAGCTTTGATGGCTGCATCTAATGACTGTTTTAATATGCAGCTAGTTGTGCAACCTCTTTCTGAAGATGAATGGGAAGCGATTTTAGCAACATTAGCCTGA
- a CDS encoding YbjN domain-containing protein: MANYQETLTSDEFLDELIAQTTGINHVEIIENVIDSLEQDDSAMVSHSPEGGYLWKFKYGSVEVFVQLSGKTDEDTITVWSAVLKLPAKDEPKLLRHLLELNCSSTFEARFGIIDNQVVVISTRTLAELSPGEVSRLITIVATIADDNDDALQSEFGTA; encoded by the coding sequence ATGGCAAACTACCAAGAAACCCTAACTAGCGATGAATTCCTTGATGAGTTAATCGCACAGACTACAGGCATTAATCATGTAGAAATCATTGAAAATGTCATCGACAGTCTAGAACAAGATGACAGTGCAATGGTTAGCCACTCACCAGAAGGTGGTTATCTATGGAAGTTTAAGTATGGCAGTGTGGAAGTGTTTGTCCAACTCAGCGGTAAAACTGATGAAGATACCATCACAGTTTGGTCTGCAGTGCTGAAGTTACCAGCCAAAGATGAACCTAAATTGCTGCGCCATCTGTTGGAGTTGAACTGTTCTAGCACCTTTGAAGCCCGTTTTGGCATTATTGATAATCAAGTGGTCGTGATCTCGACACGCACCTTGGCAGAGTTGTCTCCTGGGGAAGTCTCTCGACTAATTACCATCGTGGCCACGATCGCCGATGATAACGATGACGCCTTACAATCTGAATTTGGTACAGCTTGA
- a CDS encoding NAD(P)-dependent oxidoreductase: protein MNLQNKTILITGIDEFIGLRAAELAIAQGMKVRGLQSSVDQDKKAQNLGVEVIVGSITDFAVAQKACEGIDIVLNTAQLAQEAGEIKDFRQINVDGAVNIAKAAKMAGVKTFVHLSSVLVYGFDYPANVTESEALSTQNNPYCQTKIEAETALLQLNHPPDLGVVIIRAGDVYGPGSIPWIVRPVHFMRQKLFACANDSPGIINHVYVDNLIDAIFLAIQKEPYGEIFNITDGQKTFGKDYFTRLAEISGSPAPLSLGKDEIKLFLKLRVQGQKLFRKKADILPESVDFMTRPHAYSIAKAQSLLNYAPKIDLEEGLRLTQEWLEKTDIQKLMK from the coding sequence ATGAATCTGCAAAATAAAACTATCCTCATCACTGGAATTGACGAATTTATTGGCTTGCGTGCTGCCGAGTTAGCCATAGCACAGGGAATGAAAGTTAGAGGACTACAAAGTTCTGTTGATCAAGATAAAAAAGCGCAAAATTTGGGCGTTGAGGTAATTGTTGGTAGTATTACTGATTTTGCTGTTGCTCAAAAAGCTTGTGAAGGAATAGACATTGTTCTCAACACAGCACAACTGGCTCAAGAAGCCGGCGAAATTAAGGATTTTCGGCAAATAAATGTTGATGGTGCTGTCAATATAGCGAAAGCTGCCAAAATGGCTGGGGTTAAAACTTTTGTTCATCTCTCCAGCGTGCTAGTTTATGGCTTTGATTATCCGGCAAATGTCACCGAATCAGAAGCATTATCTACTCAAAATAATCCCTACTGCCAAACAAAGATAGAAGCCGAAACAGCACTTTTACAATTAAATCATCCCCCAGATTTGGGTGTCGTGATTATCCGCGCTGGAGATGTTTACGGTCCAGGTTCTATCCCCTGGATAGTTCGCCCAGTCCACTTTATGCGCCAAAAATTATTCGCCTGTGCTAACGATAGTCCAGGAATCATCAATCATGTATATGTCGATAACTTAATTGATGCCATCTTTTTAGCTATACAAAAAGAACCTTACGGGGAAATCTTTAATATCACCGATGGACAAAAAACTTTTGGCAAAGATTACTTTACTCGGCTAGCAGAAATCTCCGGCTCACCAGCACCTCTTTCTCTAGGAAAAGATGAAATCAAATTGTTTCTGAAGTTACGTGTCCAAGGTCAAAAACTTTTCCGGAAAAAAGCCGATATTCTACCGGAATCTGTAGATTTTATGACTCGTCCTCATGCTTATTCGATTGCTAAAGCACAAAGCCTGTTGAATTATGCACCAAAAATCGACTTAGAAGAGGGATTGCGACTCACACAGGAATGGCTGGAAAAAACAGATATCCAAAAATTGATGAAATAG
- a CDS encoding glycosyltransferase, protein MMKKPLRIALFTSLYAPFLTGVSVAVHQRVHWLLQQGHEVFLIHPEINNQYPKKVGNRPMSGLEELQHFPNFSSYAFPTKPLIFYKSLPQPLSYRHWSDTKLLEKFQPDIIIVEEAPQLRGFYSLYLQGYGRPVGVEYAKRTGTPIVSIFHTDIIAYIQYYLGNVFFNLLRPILPILVKQFSETYNFNLFPSRELLAKYKTWKCQRSEYVPYQGIDCEKFHPQNIAYNPIPEDNRPTMLFVGRITAEKNVTQLLDAFPLIAAQIPDVHLVIIGSGPFDQQIRQRAQQFKSGVTVWGESHGLELLGWFARADIFVNPSVTENFCTTNMEALASGTPVVAANAGGNPEQVISGVNGFLAAPNNPIDFAQKVIAILQNPELKAKVSQQARPSILEFDWSSCMEKFEETLYRLIAISHK, encoded by the coding sequence ATTATGAAAAAACCTCTCCGCATTGCACTATTTACAAGTTTGTATGCTCCCTTCCTCACAGGAGTTTCCGTAGCAGTACACCAGCGAGTCCACTGGTTGTTACAGCAGGGACATGAAGTTTTTCTCATCCATCCTGAAATCAACAACCAGTACCCTAAAAAAGTCGGTAATCGCCCGATGTCTGGACTAGAGGAATTACAGCATTTCCCCAACTTTTCCTCTTATGCATTCCCGACAAAACCGCTGATATTCTATAAATCTCTTCCCCAACCATTAAGCTATCGCCATTGGAGTGACACTAAATTATTAGAGAAATTTCAGCCTGACATTATCATAGTTGAAGAAGCCCCTCAACTGAGAGGATTCTACTCACTTTACTTACAAGGTTATGGTCGCCCTGTAGGAGTTGAATACGCCAAACGCACGGGCACTCCAATTGTATCGATCTTTCATACTGATATTATTGCCTACATCCAATATTACTTAGGCAATGTGTTTTTTAACTTGCTACGTCCCATCCTGCCGATTTTAGTCAAACAGTTCAGTGAGACTTATAATTTCAATTTATTTCCATCTCGAGAACTGCTGGCTAAATATAAAACCTGGAAATGCCAACGCAGTGAATACGTTCCTTATCAAGGGATAGATTGCGAAAAATTCCATCCCCAGAACATTGCTTATAATCCAATTCCTGAAGATAACAGACCGACCATGTTATTTGTCGGACGCATTACTGCCGAGAAGAATGTCACTCAACTTTTAGATGCATTTCCACTAATTGCTGCCCAAATTCCTGATGTTCATTTAGTAATTATTGGTAGTGGCCCTTTTGATCAGCAAATCCGTCAACGTGCCCAACAATTTAAATCTGGCGTTACCGTTTGGGGTGAATCTCACGGTTTGGAACTTTTGGGTTGGTTCGCTAGAGCAGACATATTTGTTAACCCTTCTGTCACCGAAAACTTCTGTACAACTAATATGGAAGCTTTAGCATCTGGAACCCCTGTTGTTGCAGCAAACGCTGGCGGAAATCCAGAACAAGTTATCTCTGGGGTTAACGGTTTTTTAGCCGCACCCAATAACCCAATAGATTTTGCTCAAAAAGTGATTGCGATTTTACAAAATCCCGAACTCAAAGCAAAAGTGTCTCAGCAGGCTCGCCCTTCCATACTAGAATTTGATTGGTCTTCATGTATGGAAAAGTTTGAAGAAACACTCTATAGACTAATTGCAATATCACATAAGTAG
- a CDS encoding glycosyltransferase family 2 protein: MPDFEMFLCKSLLGWLVIQVCITLVFLWSLRSRQKKSLPDHQLPKTAIVLCLRGADPFLPNCVRSLLQQNYPQYDLKLIVDHQEDAAWKIATDTIQEARATNVQISPLTVVRSNCSLKCSAIVQAVSELDDSYEVVALVDADTVVHPNWLRELVSPLADPKVGATTGNCWYVPTGNYWGSLVRYIGNVSTVVQMYLFQIPWGGSLAIKTKVLRETGLLDKWSQAFCEDMMIRSVLGKYKIKVKFVPSLLMLNQAECDLPSVRDWIGRQLLCSRLYHPRWSAVVGDAISSILFPTLTILTLIGAILSGKWDTAALLLGCYGSYTLGLLWLMLILEQGVQQVISHHSQPIAKLSTNTIGKMLIGIPLTQWVYGLGLLSSLWMPTVTWRGITYEVAGPWNIRLVKYQPYQLLDQTGDRKLSL, encoded by the coding sequence ATGCCTGATTTTGAGATGTTTTTGTGTAAATCTTTGTTGGGTTGGCTGGTTATTCAAGTATGTATAACCCTGGTCTTTTTATGGTCTCTGCGTTCACGCCAAAAAAAATCTTTACCAGATCACCAGCTACCTAAAACTGCGATCGTTTTGTGTCTACGCGGTGCTGATCCATTTTTACCCAACTGTGTGCGATCGCTCTTACAGCAAAACTATCCTCAATATGATTTAAAGCTGATCGTCGATCATCAAGAAGATGCTGCATGGAAAATTGCTACTGATACTATCCAAGAAGCAAGAGCTACCAATGTGCAAATTAGCCCTTTAACGGTAGTACGCAGTAATTGCAGTCTCAAATGCAGTGCTATAGTCCAAGCCGTCTCTGAGTTGGATGATTCCTACGAGGTAGTTGCTCTAGTCGATGCTGATACAGTAGTTCATCCTAATTGGCTGCGTGAATTAGTCAGCCCTCTAGCCGATCCTAAAGTGGGGGCGACAACAGGTAATTGTTGGTATGTACCCACAGGTAACTATTGGGGTTCTTTAGTGCGCTACATAGGTAATGTATCGACAGTTGTGCAGATGTACCTATTCCAGATTCCTTGGGGTGGGAGTTTGGCAATTAAAACCAAAGTGCTGCGCGAAACGGGACTGCTAGATAAGTGGAGTCAAGCTTTTTGCGAAGACATGATGATCCGTAGCGTCTTGGGCAAATATAAGATCAAGGTGAAGTTTGTGCCTTCTCTATTGATGCTGAATCAAGCAGAGTGTGATTTGCCCAGTGTAAGAGACTGGATTGGACGGCAATTGCTTTGTTCTCGGCTTTATCATCCCCGTTGGTCGGCTGTTGTAGGCGATGCTATTTCCAGCATCTTATTTCCTACCCTCACAATTTTAACGTTGATCGGAGCGATATTATCTGGAAAATGGGACACTGCGGCGCTCTTATTGGGATGCTATGGCAGCTATACCCTAGGATTACTCTGGCTGATGCTGATTTTAGAGCAAGGTGTGCAACAAGTAATTAGTCATCATAGCCAGCCGATCGCTAAATTATCAACTAATACCATCGGTAAAATGTTGATTGGCATTCCCCTGACACAGTGGGTTTATGGATTAGGACTGTTGTCTTCTTTGTGGATGCCGACGGTGACATGGCGCGGTATCACTTATGAAGTTGCCGGCCCTTGGAACATCCGGTTAGTTAAATACCAACCTTACCAATTGTTAGATCAAACAGGCGATCGCAAGTTATCTCTGTGA
- a CDS encoding ABC exporter membrane fusion protein, which translates to MMINKENQLFTKAVSQWRIVLAVAVTLATGLVTFYTFAPFWFRSNNVKTHSAATPKLAPTRVAVTALGRLQPEGEITYLSAPNSINGVRVEKLLVKAGDQVKAGQLLAYLEDYRRSTTALQQSLDKLQVAKAQLAQAKSGAKNGDIEAQKATIKNIESQLKGENAAQEATIVRLQAQLENAQKESDRYQQLYKEGGISASIADSKTLQLKTAQQQLTEAQATLSRTQNTLQDQIKEANARLKSLSEIRPVDVELAQTQLKSAMTAVKQAKADQDLTYLRAPISGTILKIHAKTGEVISTSGFAEIGKTSQMYVVAEVYQTDIQKVRLGQKATITSTAFSGELKGYVSEVGWQVDKQSIFSLNPGSDTDRKIVQVKIFIDNPEDSKRVARLSNLQVDVAIHI; encoded by the coding sequence ATGATGATAAACAAAGAAAACCAGTTATTCACAAAAGCAGTAAGTCAGTGGCGAATAGTTTTAGCAGTTGCCGTCACCCTCGCTACTGGCTTGGTAACTTTCTACACTTTTGCCCCATTTTGGTTTCGTTCTAATAATGTGAAAACTCACTCAGCAGCTACCCCAAAATTAGCTCCTACAAGAGTGGCTGTGACAGCCTTGGGACGTCTACAACCAGAAGGAGAAATCACTTATCTATCTGCACCAAATTCAATTAACGGTGTGCGAGTTGAAAAACTGTTGGTGAAAGCAGGAGACCAAGTTAAAGCAGGGCAATTATTAGCCTATCTTGAAGATTATCGTCGTTCTACAACAGCTCTACAACAGTCTTTAGACAAATTGCAAGTTGCTAAAGCCCAACTAGCCCAGGCTAAATCTGGAGCTAAAAACGGAGATATTGAGGCTCAAAAAGCGACAATTAAGAATATTGAATCGCAATTAAAAGGGGAAAATGCAGCCCAAGAGGCGACAATCGTCCGCTTGCAAGCGCAGTTAGAGAATGCTCAAAAAGAGAGCGATCGCTATCAGCAATTATACAAAGAAGGCGGCATTTCCGCTTCCATAGCTGATAGCAAGACTCTGCAACTTAAAACTGCCCAACAGCAGTTAACAGAAGCCCAAGCCACTCTCAGCCGCACTCAGAACACCCTCCAAGACCAGATAAAAGAAGCAAACGCCAGACTCAAAAGCCTCAGCGAAATACGTCCTGTTGATGTTGAATTAGCACAAACACAACTCAAAAGTGCGATGACTGCTGTCAAGCAAGCCAAAGCAGACCAAGATTTAACTTACCTCAGAGCGCCTATCAGCGGCACAATTCTCAAAATTCACGCCAAAACGGGAGAGGTTATCTCCACTTCTGGATTTGCTGAAATTGGCAAAACATCACAAATGTATGTAGTCGCAGAAGTCTATCAAACCGATATTCAAAAAGTGCGTCTAGGCCAAAAAGCAACCATTACCAGCACTGCATTTTCTGGCGAATTAAAGGGATATGTCAGCGAAGTTGGTTGGCAAGTTGACAAACAAAGTATCTTCAGTCTCAATCCCGGTTCAGATACAGACCGCAAAATTGTTCAAGTGAAAATCTTTATTGACAACCCTGAAGATAGCAAACGAGTTGCCCGTTTAAGCAACTTACAAGTAGATGTCGCCATTCATATCTAA